A segment of the Odoribacter splanchnicus DSM 20712 genome:
CTAATCTTTCTCCGTTGTTTACATTGACGATCTGAACTTTTTCATTCTCGATAATATTAGCGGCTTCCATTAAAGCTACATCGATCGTTATGCTACCTACATATTGAAGGTTAGCTTCAGTGACGGTTGCTTTGTGGATTTTAGATTTGACTACTTCTATAAACATGATGATAATTTTAAAATGGATTTAAAATTAGAATACAATGTTATCTATCAGTCGGATTTTTCCGGCATATACAGCTACACAAGCTACTTTAGTTCCTTCTTCTGACCAGTTTTCCACAACTTTTAGAGTGGTATCGTCGACAATTTCGACATACTCTGTTTCCAGGTATGGATTATTGTTGATTTCGTCAGCAATCCATTTTTTCAATTCACTGACATTCATTTGTGAAGCTAAGTTACGAGCTTTTTTTAAAGTAGCGTATATGTGAGGAGCATTTTTTTTGTATTCTTCATCGAGCAATGTGTTACGTGAACTTTTGGCTAGTCCATTTTCTTCCCGGATAATCGGACACGGAATGATTTCGATGTTGTATTTTAATTGTTTCACCATATTTTTGATAATAGCGATTTGCTGGAAATCTTTCATTCCGAAGAATGCTTTATCGGGTTGAACAATATCGAATAAACGACTCACTACCTGACCTACTCCATTGAAGTGACCCGGTCTTTTCGCTCCTTCCATCACTGTTTCTATATATCCGAAATCGAATTTTCGGGTATCCGGTTCCGGATAAATTTCTTCAACAGAAGGTGCGAATGCGATATCACAATCTACTGTTTTCAGTAATTCGATATCTTTGTCCAGTGTTCGGGGATATCTTTTCAGATCTTCCTGATCATTGAATTGTGTTGGGTTGACAAATATA
Coding sequences within it:
- the panC gene encoding pantoate--beta-alanine ligase, whose product is MQVLNTKNELISLLENLRKEGKKIGFVPTMGALHEGHLSLVKESKHNSDITVVSIFVNPTQFNDQEDLKRYPRTLDKDIELLKTVDCDIAFAPSVEEIYPEPDTRKFDFGYIETVMEGAKRPGHFNGVGQVVSRLFDIVQPDKAFFGMKDFQQIAIIKNMVKQLKYNIEIIPCPIIREENGLAKSSRNTLLDEEYKKNAPHIYATLKKARNLASQMNVSELKKWIADEINNNPYLETEYVEIVDDTTLKVVENWSEEGTKVACVAVYAGKIRLIDNIVF